A genomic segment from Solenopsis invicta isolate M01_SB chromosome 5, UNIL_Sinv_3.0, whole genome shotgun sequence encodes:
- the LOC105195113 gene encoding microsomal glutathione S-transferase 1, whose product MSEINPEVLKVFGFWGSILVLKVMAMAPLTARQRFRKRVFANQEDVSFNPKAKVTFDDPDVERVRRAHLNDLENVVPWFIVTYLWLGTGPAPWLAKTLIRTFVFSRVFHTISYAILPQQPTRVISFFVGFAITGFEALKTLMYYC is encoded by the exons ATGTCTGAAATAAATCCAGAAGTGCTCAAAGTATTCGGCTTTTGGGGCAGCATATTGGTCCTGAAAGTGATGGCGATGGCGCCGTTAACTGCACGACAACGATTCCGAAAGAGA GTATTCGCAAATCAAGAGGACGTTTCGTTTAACCCTAAAGCTAAGGTGACTTTCGATGATCCGGATGTGGAACGTGTACGCAGGGCACACCTGAACGATTTGGAGAATGTTGTACCTTGGTTCATCGTCACGTACCTCTGGCTAGGAACGGGACCTGCACCGTGGTTGGCCAAAACTCTAATAAGAACCTTTGTATTTTCCCGTGTCTTTCACACTATATCATACGCAATCTTGCCGCAACAGCCTACGCGTGTGATATCTTTCTTTGTGGGATTTGCCATCACAGGTTTTGAAGCACTTAAAACATTAATGTATTACtgttaa
- the LOC105195112 gene encoding ubiquitin-conjugating enzyme E2 R2, which translates to MAQPTSSALRALALEYKSLQEEPVEGFRVKLVNEDNMFEWEVAIFGPPDTLYQGGYFKAHMKFPPDYPYSPPSIRFMTKVWHPNVYENGDLCISILHPPVDDPQSGELPCERWNPTQNVRTILLSVISLLNEPNTYSPANVDASVMYRRWRDSKGRDKEYENIIRKQAQAAKMEAEKEGIVVPVTLEDYCIKTRARPAEQQLDMTDFYDDEYELDDDEDEQLSATDYEDGDDSGNGES; encoded by the exons ATGGCACAGCCGACGAGCAGCGCGCTACGGGCGCTCGCCCTGGAATACAAGAGCCTGCAGGAGGAGCCCGTCGAGGGCTTTCGCGTCAAACTGGTCAACGAGGACAACATGTTCGAGTGGGAAGTCGCGATCTTCGGTCCGCCCGACACTCTCTATCAGGGCGGATATTTCAAG GCACACATGAAGTTCCCGCCGGATTACCCGTACAGTCCACCGAGCATTCGTTTCATGACAAAAGTTTGGCACCCGAATGTATATGAG AACGGTGATCTGTGCATATCAATTCTGCACCCACCCGTTGATGATCCACAGAGCGGCGAATTGCCCTGTGAGAGGTGGAATCCGACGCAAAATGTCAG GACCATCCTGCTATCGGTAATCTCGTTGTTGAATGAGCCCAACACATATAGTCCAGCCAACGTTGACGCGTCTGTGATGTACAGACGCTGGCGTGATTCCAAAGGAAGAGACAAGGAATATGAAAATATCATAAG AAAACAAGCTCAAGCTGCCAAAATGGAAGCGGAAAAAGAAGGTATTGTCGTGCCTGTAACTCTGGAGGATTATTGCATAAAGACTCGAGCGAGGCCGGCCGAACAACAACTAGATATGACAGACTTCTACGATGACGAGTACGAACTGGATGACGATGAGGATGAGCAGTTGAGCGCGACCGATTACGAGGATGGCGACGATAGTGGCAATGGGGAATCGTGA
- the LOC120357920 gene encoding uncharacterized protein LOC120357920, with amino-acid sequence MTLAKRVGSEQTKHGCSSINHGIYQVKVCDERKFLSGMATGVTDDRWEVQIAPGVRDRCRFVVDVVSQFDAGYSCRFRCSGYGKMILQKNRHLIGVFFIGCNRGNYWRPRLLLLKKIRHCFCVNTS; translated from the exons ATGACACTTGCGAAGCGCGTCGGTTCGGAACAAACGAAGCACGGATGCTCCTCGATTAATCACGGAATTTACCAGGTAAAAGTGTGTGACGAACGGAAATTCTTGTCGGGAATGGCGACGGGAGTGACGGACGACCGCTGGGAAGTTCAGATTGCTCCGGGTGTGCGCGATCGATGCCGTTTCGTAGTCGATGTTGTGTCGCAGTTCGATGCAGGCTACAGTTGCCG ATTCCGATGCAGTGGTTACGGGAAAATGATCCTTCAAAAGAATCGGCATCTGATTGGCGTATTTTTCATTGGATGTAATCGTGGTAACTATTGGCGTCCGCGCCTATTGCTCTTGAAAAAAATCCGCCATTGCTTCTGTGTTAATACATCATGA
- the LOC105195118 gene encoding OTU domain-containing protein 7B isoform X1, translated as MSVGLSMYDGLENESPPENGLENAASGTKKLARGISRATENAAIVSYARSQLAALGAPDTPEFTFSLPDLSVYPDSFRKFLEKDLIENGCLNSLEAAGRLNWWYKSGSTRVLWPLATSGDGNCLLHAASLGMWGFHDRLLTLREALHNTLTKGEYRHALFRRWKWRQTGLNAAAGLSYTEAEWLSEWQSIVDMASPAIRNQTATSYQSLEEIHVLTLAHILKRPIIVIAETMLKDADGVALAPIPFGGVYLPLEVSPSRCHRTPLFLAYHSAHFSPLVTVDGCNDYGSACGEGVSIPLVDPDTSKLLSILFAVDPGPDWDWVDGSRELLTCTQDTMEILLRQYLDCEYQSFTSEDIDRLSDTDNTFSKTAKQMLEVAKQFGSIGKSVSKKLLSMTNKRPKSPPSTSGISTEGLLCVRIKSRRHEYVDQMLQNYLQCAHARYLQDHQIDDTGSELNYGAGRSKFYAASDRGSHASVSKLLPTNTNKDHTLYLSRSTFYNDQTPSNNTGPETWNNSDNLELKLLFVQDTAKECRTEHCRFFGSPENEYYCSKCWANLHYRY; from the exons ATGAGTGTTGGTTTATCCATGTATGATGGCTTGGAGAACGAAAGTCCTCCTGAAAATGGTCTGGAAAATGCTGCGAGTGGCACAAAAAAACTGGCTAGGGGTATCTCTCGTGCAACAGAAAATGCAGCGATTGTCTCCTATGCCCGTTCACAATTGGCAGCCCTAGGAGCACCTGACACCCCAGAATTCACATTTTCATTGCCAGACTTGTCTGTGTATCCAG ATTCGTTCCGTAAATTCTTGGAGAAGGATCTTATAGAGAATGGATGCCTGAACTCACTGGAAGCTGCAGGTCGCTTAAACTGGTGGTACAAAAGTGGAAGTACTAGAGTTCTTTGGCCGTTAGCAACATCTGGAGATGGCAATTGTTTACTTCATGCTGCATCATTGGGGATGTGGGGCTTTCACGATAGATTACTTACTCTGCGAGAGGCATTGCATAATACTTTAACCAAAGGAGAATACAGACATGCGCTTTTcag ACGATGGAAATGGAGACAAACTGGTTTAAACGCAGCGGCTGGATTATCGTACACGGAGGCGGAATGGTTATCGGAATGGCAAAGTATAGTAGATATGGCTTCTCCTGCAATCAGAAATCAGACTGCTACCTCTTACCAGAGCCTTGAAGAA ATACACGTTTTAACCTTGGCTCATATCTTAAAAAGGCCTATAATAGTTATAGCAGAAACAATGCTGAAAGATGCAGATGGAGTAGCCTTAGCGCCGATTCCATTCGGTGGAGTGTATTTACCTTTAGAAGTGTCGCCTTCGCGTTGTCACAGAACACCCTTATTCTTGGCATATCATTCTGCTCATTTCTCCCCTCTTGTAACTGTAGACGGATGCAATGATTACGGTAGTGCTTGCGGCGAAGGAGTTAGTATACCATTAGTGGATCCAGACACAAGCAAACTGCTGTCGATTTTATTTGCCGTGGATCCTGGTCCTGATTGGGATTGGGTCGATGGGTCACGAGAGTTGTTAACTTGTACGCAAGATACT ATGGAGATTTTATTACGACAATATTTAGACTGCGAGTATCAAAGTTTCACATCCGAAGATATTGATAGACTTTCCGATACTGATAATACTTTCTCAAAGACCGCGAAGCAGATGTTAGAAGTCGCTAAACAATTCGGTTCTATCGGGAAATCTGTCAGTAAAAAGCTACTGTCTATGACAAATAAACGGCCAAAGAGTCCTCCTTCCACGAGTGGAATTTCCACAGAAGGCTTGTTGTGTGTGAGGATAAAGAGTAGACGTCACGAGTATGTGGATCAAATGCTTCAAAATTATCTTCAGTGTGCCCATGCAAG ATATCTACAAGATCATCAGATAGATGACACAGGTAGTGAATTGAATTATGGCGCCGGAAGGTCCAAATTTTATGCTGCCAGTGATCGCGGTAGTCATGCGAGCGTTAGCAAACTGTTACCTACTAACACAAACAAAGATCATACACTTTATCTTTCGag ATCTACATTTTATAACGATCAAACTCCATCAAATAATACGGGGCCAGAGACTTGGAACAATAGTGACAATTTAGAG ttaaaattactatttgtaCAGGATACCGCGAAGGAGTGCCGTACTGAGCACTGCCGATTCTTTGGGTCTCcagaaaatgaatattattgCTCGAAATGCTGGGCTAATCTACATTATCGTTATTAA
- the LOC105195118 gene encoding OTU domain-containing protein 7B isoform X2, with protein MSVGLSMYDGLENESPPENGLENAASGTKKLARGISRATENAAIVSYARSQLAALGAPDTPEFTFSLPDLSVYPDSFRKFLEKDLIENGCLNSLEAAGRLNWWYKSGSTRVLWPLATSGDGNCLLHAASLGMWGFHDRLLTLREALHNTLTKGEYRHALFRRWKWRQTGLNAAAGLSYTEAEWLSEWQSIVDMASPAIRNQTATSYQSLEEIHVLTLAHILKRPIIVIAETMLKDADGVALAPIPFGGVYLPLEVSPSRCHRTPLFLAYHSAHFSPLVTVDGCNDYGSACGEGVSIPLVDPDTSKLLSILFAVDPGPDWDWVDGSRELLTCTQDTMEILLRQYLDCEYQSFTSEDIDRLSDTDNTFSKTAKQMLEVAKQFGSIGKSVSKKLLSMTNKRPKSPPSTSGISTEGLLCVRIKSRRHEYVDQMLQNYLQCAHARYLQDHQIDDTGSELNYGAGRSKFYAASDRGSHASVSKLLPTNTNKDHTLYLSRSTFYNDQTPSNNTGPETWNNSDNLEDTAKECRTEHCRFFGSPENEYYCSKCWANLHYRY; from the exons ATGAGTGTTGGTTTATCCATGTATGATGGCTTGGAGAACGAAAGTCCTCCTGAAAATGGTCTGGAAAATGCTGCGAGTGGCACAAAAAAACTGGCTAGGGGTATCTCTCGTGCAACAGAAAATGCAGCGATTGTCTCCTATGCCCGTTCACAATTGGCAGCCCTAGGAGCACCTGACACCCCAGAATTCACATTTTCATTGCCAGACTTGTCTGTGTATCCAG ATTCGTTCCGTAAATTCTTGGAGAAGGATCTTATAGAGAATGGATGCCTGAACTCACTGGAAGCTGCAGGTCGCTTAAACTGGTGGTACAAAAGTGGAAGTACTAGAGTTCTTTGGCCGTTAGCAACATCTGGAGATGGCAATTGTTTACTTCATGCTGCATCATTGGGGATGTGGGGCTTTCACGATAGATTACTTACTCTGCGAGAGGCATTGCATAATACTTTAACCAAAGGAGAATACAGACATGCGCTTTTcag ACGATGGAAATGGAGACAAACTGGTTTAAACGCAGCGGCTGGATTATCGTACACGGAGGCGGAATGGTTATCGGAATGGCAAAGTATAGTAGATATGGCTTCTCCTGCAATCAGAAATCAGACTGCTACCTCTTACCAGAGCCTTGAAGAA ATACACGTTTTAACCTTGGCTCATATCTTAAAAAGGCCTATAATAGTTATAGCAGAAACAATGCTGAAAGATGCAGATGGAGTAGCCTTAGCGCCGATTCCATTCGGTGGAGTGTATTTACCTTTAGAAGTGTCGCCTTCGCGTTGTCACAGAACACCCTTATTCTTGGCATATCATTCTGCTCATTTCTCCCCTCTTGTAACTGTAGACGGATGCAATGATTACGGTAGTGCTTGCGGCGAAGGAGTTAGTATACCATTAGTGGATCCAGACACAAGCAAACTGCTGTCGATTTTATTTGCCGTGGATCCTGGTCCTGATTGGGATTGGGTCGATGGGTCACGAGAGTTGTTAACTTGTACGCAAGATACT ATGGAGATTTTATTACGACAATATTTAGACTGCGAGTATCAAAGTTTCACATCCGAAGATATTGATAGACTTTCCGATACTGATAATACTTTCTCAAAGACCGCGAAGCAGATGTTAGAAGTCGCTAAACAATTCGGTTCTATCGGGAAATCTGTCAGTAAAAAGCTACTGTCTATGACAAATAAACGGCCAAAGAGTCCTCCTTCCACGAGTGGAATTTCCACAGAAGGCTTGTTGTGTGTGAGGATAAAGAGTAGACGTCACGAGTATGTGGATCAAATGCTTCAAAATTATCTTCAGTGTGCCCATGCAAG ATATCTACAAGATCATCAGATAGATGACACAGGTAGTGAATTGAATTATGGCGCCGGAAGGTCCAAATTTTATGCTGCCAGTGATCGCGGTAGTCATGCGAGCGTTAGCAAACTGTTACCTACTAACACAAACAAAGATCATACACTTTATCTTTCGag ATCTACATTTTATAACGATCAAACTCCATCAAATAATACGGGGCCAGAGACTTGGAACAATAGTGACAATTTAGAG GATACCGCGAAGGAGTGCCGTACTGAGCACTGCCGATTCTTTGGGTCTCcagaaaatgaatattattgCTCGAAATGCTGGGCTAATCTACATTATCGTTATTAA